The DNA region GCAGTCGTGACCGAGTTCGTCAACTGATCGACGACGGCACATGGCAAGAACTGAGCAAAGATATTGCACCAACCGACCCCCTTAAATTCCGCGATAAAAAAGCTTATAGCGATCGCCTCAAAGATTACCAAGAAAGAACTGGCCTCAACGATGCTGTTGTTACTGGTACAGGCCTAATCGATGGTTTACCCATTGCCCTCTCCATCATGGACTTCGGCTTTATGGGCGGCAGTATGGGATCTGTCGTTGGGGAGAAAATTTGTCGTCTCGTAGAGCACGGCACAGCCGAAGGCTTACCCGTTGTGATTCTCTGCGCTTCCGGGGGGGCGAGGATGCAGGAAGGGATGCTCAGCCTCATGCAAATGGCGAAAATCTCTGGTGCTTTAGAACGTCACCGAGCAAAGAAACTACTTTATATTCCCGTCCTCACTCACCCAACGATGGGCGGTGTCACTGCAAGTTTCGCGATGTTAGGCGATCTTATTTTGGCGGAACCCCAGGCAGCCATTGGTTTTGCGGGACGACGAGTTATTGAGCAGACCCTCCGCGAAAAGCTCCCCGACGATTTCCAAACTTCCGAATATTTGTTGCAACATGGTTTTGTTGATGCGATTGTGTCCCGCACAGAGCTGAAAAAAACCTTGGCGCAAATGATTAGTTTGCATCAGCCGTTCTCTCCCATCCTGCCTGAACTACAACTCAAGCAGCACGTAGAGCAACAGCAAGAGAAAGAAAAGGTTTACGAGACAGTACCTTCCCACAGCGATTTTTACAAGTAAATAACCGCTCAATATTTAGCCTTGTAACCCACTGACATAAGCCTGAGTTAGTGGGTTTTTGGGTTGCTCAAAAAATTGTGCTGTTGGAGCAACTTCGATCAGCTTGCCACAATTTTCTTGTGTCCAAAAAAGCGCTGTTTGGTGGGCAATACGTCTTGCTTGGGCGAGGTTGTGGGTAACGATAACAATGGTGTGGCGATCGCCCAACTCTCGAATCAAATCCTCAATCACTTGAGTAGATATTGGATCGAGGGCGCTGCAAGGCTCATCCATTAAAATCACTTCGGGTTTAAGGGCAAGGGTACGCGCTAAACAAAGTCGCTGTTGCTGCCCGCCGGATAATCTCAACGCACTACGTTTGAGACAATCTTTTACTTCATCCCAAAGTCCCACAGCTTTTAGACTAGATTCGATTCGATGGTCAATTTCGGTACGATCTTTGCACCCATGTTCTCGCAGGGGAAATGCAAGATTTTTATAGATAGAAAAAGGAAAAGGATTCGGTTGTTGAAACAGCATTCCCACTCGACGGCGCAGCGCAATGACATCGAGTTTCGGATCAAAAATATTTTGACCTGCGAGATAAGCTTTGCCCGTCACCTGACAGCCAGCAGTTAAATCACTTAATCGATTTAGACAATTTAGAAAACTACTTTTCCCCGATCCCGATGGCCCGACGATCGCCGTAATTTGTTGGGCAGGAATTTCGAGAGAAATATCTTGGAACGCCATTTTTTCGCCATACCGTAAACTGAGTCGCTCCGTGCGCATGGACACAGGACGGCGAGAAAGTTTGGAAGAGGGCTGTAGAGTGGTCATCGGCATAATTAGCGCAATTTCAAAATTTGAGGTGGCGGCGCATCCAGTAATTTCCCAGCAAACTTGTGCTGCCATTAATCAGTAAAAGTAGCAAAATCAGAATACTCGCAGTGCCGTAGGCATTGGCGTTGCCATTGGAAATATTCATCGCCAAATCATAAATATGAATTGACAGACTTCGACCCGAATCTAGCAAAGATGTCGGCATTCGATCCACATAGCCACTGGTGAAAATCAAGGCAGCTGTTTCGGCGATCACCCGTCCGAGCCCGAGGGTAAAACCAACAACTAAACCGGGAATTGCAGCGGGTAAAACTAAATGCCAAAGAGTTTTCGTGTGGGAAATGCCGAGAGAAGCAGAGCTGAGACGGTAGGTGCGCGGTACAGCGCGTAACCCTTCTTCTGTCGAGCGGATGAGTAGAGGTAAAACCATACAAGCGAGGGTTAATCCTCCCGCTAAAATCGAAAAGCCAAACCCAAAAACTTTGACGAAAAGTGCATTTCCAAATAGCCCAAACACAATCGAAGGAACTCCTGCCAAAATATCCAAACTCCGGCGAACTAGCCGTCCAAAACGAGAGGAAGCATCACAAAATTCGGCCAACAACAAAGCTGTACCCACTCCCAACGGTAACGACACACCCATACAAATTATGAGGATGTAGGCAGTAGAAAGAATAATCGGTGCAATCCCGCCATCACGGCCGGAATCAATGGGTGCAGCAGTCAAAAATTGCCAGTTAATTTGTCCTAAACCATGCCAAAAGATATCGCCAATAATCCACAAGAAAAGACTTGTAATGCCTAGAGGGATTAACCAAATAAGAAAAGAAAATAGGCGATCGCCCAATCGCTGACTAACCATTGACTCCCTCCTCCGACACAACCCAATCAGCCGCCAGAATTAATAGCATCACGACCACCATCAAACAAAGTCCACTAACAAATAAAGCCGCGCGATGATCACCCAGAGCATAGGCCATTTCGAGGGCAATATTTGCGGTGAGGGTACGCACTGGATCGAAAATGCTGATGGGCACTTTTACCACATTTCCGCACACCATGAGCACTGCCATTGTTTCTCCCAAAGCGCGACCCGCCGCCAAAATTCCCGCTGTCACTAAACCTGATTTTGCCGCAGGAACAGCAACGCCCCAGACCATGCCCCATCGTGAAATACCCAAAGCTTTTGCACCGCGCAGATAACTGGTCGGCACTTTCCCTAAACTTGCATCAGCAATTAGCGCCACCGTCGGCAAAATCATTAACGCCAAAATCACAATGCCAGCGAGTAAACTCGTACCCGGTGGTTGCAGTTTTGTGATGAGCGGCACGAGCACAACCAATCCCCAAAAGCCGTATACCACTGACGGAATCCCAGCCAGTAATTCCAATAGACGACGGTACCAATTCGCTAAACATTTCGGTGCATAGAATTGGCAAAAAATTGCGGACAAAATCCCCAATGGCAAAGCAACAGCGATCGCCCCAACAGTTGTCCAGAGCGTCCCAAGAATCATCGGCAAAATATTAAATTGTCCGGCTGTGGGTTGCCAACGCTCATCACTGAACAAAACTGTGAGCCCATATTTTTGGAAAATGGGAAATGATTCTCGCAGCAAAAAAAGAAGAATTAAGAGCACCAAAATCCCTGAAACAAGACCAGTCCCCTGCAACACCCACAACAAAATTTTGTCGGCATTCAAACTAGGATGGCGGTTTTGCTTGATCGCTCTGGGCAGTTTGGACATCCAACGGGACAAGGCTTTGGGCTTTAACCACGTCATAGGCTTCGGGCGATCGCGCAAATTCGATAAAGTCTTGGGCTAGGGAAACAGGTACATCTTTGCTCACCAAATTGAGGGTGCGGGCAAGGGGGAAAGTGCCATTCTGAATATTCTCGGTAGAGGCTGTAATGCCATTCATCGCGAGAAGTTTAATCGGTGTACCCGCTGCAATTTCCTGTTCCGCCGCACCGATAGAGACATAGCCAATAGCATTAGGATTTCCGGCAACCGTTTTAATGCCCTGTTGATTATCACCAATCACCACGTCTGACTGAATCTCTGCATTATCCAGCTCAAAATGCTTTAAAAATAATTCGAGTGTCGAACGTCCTTCAGCTTTATTGACCACGGTAATTTGACCGTCGTTACCACCCAAATTTTGCCAGTTATTTTCTGCATCAAGGAAAATCGCCGCCACTTCGTCATCTTCTAAAGCATCAAGAGGATTGTCGGCATGGACGATCATCGCTAAACCGTCTTTGGCGATCGCCCAATCCTGAAACGCTGTTTTTTCCTCTGGTTTGAGATCGCGGGAAACCATCCCCAAATCATTTAATCCTTCGGCAGCATCAGAAAATCCTCGGGAAGATCCACCGGTTTGTACATCGACGCGAATGCCGGGATTTGCCGCTTCAAACTTTTTGCCCAATTCATTGGCAAGGGGAGCAACCGTACTCGAACCTGTGAGCACTAATTTTTCTTGCTGCGCATTATCCGACTGACCGCAGGCAACAAGGGTCAAGCCTAAACCTGCCATTAAAAAAGCTTTGCCAAACCAGCTCATATTGACCTTTCCAGATTTGCTTTAACTCACTCTTCATCATTGCAACAAATCCTGAAAACTCGATGAGACTAACCTAAAAACTTAAAATTCGCAGTTTAGACATAATAATCCAGCATTACATCAAGAAAATTAGGTCTTATCAAAAAAATTAGATGTTTTTGGTCAAAAACAGGGCGATCGCCCACCACCAAACTATTGTGTTGATCAATCAACTTAAAATACTGGACGCAGTTATAAACACTCCTCTTTTTAAAGCAGGAAAACCAATCATCAAAGTATCAAACTTTTTATAAATTCCTTGAACAAGTAGAGTATCCATTCCACAAAAAACAATAGCCAGCCAATACACCAAAGGACAACCGTTACCACCGCAAGAGCAACAAAAGTAATCATCATCACACTGAAATAAAGCTCGATAATTGTTCGAGGGCCACTCTTTTCATATTCAATTTTGCTGGCTGGCCCCTGCATAAATGTGGGTGCGCAGAGATTCGCAATCACATAAGAACCCAGCCAACAAACCCCAATCCCTTCTACGTGGTACGGCTCAAGCGCTAAATAAATATTTCGATAATGCGGGATGAATAAAAAGACAGGCAACAGCGACAGTGCCAATAATGAAACAATTAGAAGTCTTCGGGCTGTTTGATTCATCAGATGCCCTTAATGAATGGACGACAATCATGCTTGTTTCCATTCTAAAAATGTTTGAGAAATAGCCAATAAAGAAATAAGGCGATCGCCGCTGTAATTCAGCGTTAAAAGGTTTGAACAAGAACGACTCGCCAAGATTTCCGTTACCGACCTCGAAACAAAAGGGCATTCTTATACTGACTCTGCCTCTTTGGCTCCGAAGCTAAAGGGATAGATACACCGCCCATAAAAAATCACAGGTTTAGGTTTCGAGCAAAATCCCTACTCTTTTGTGTCATGGGCGGAGTTGTTGATTACACCCAAAAATCTGCTCAACATTTCCTGTAACTTTTCCAATTTTGTATGTCTTTACTTTCCTACTTGCAACAGCGCTGGCGTTTCCTTCGCTGGGCGTTACTTTTCTTTCTTAGTGCTTGTCTTATCCTCTTTTCCGCTGCGCCGAGTCCTGGCCAAACCTTGGTAAATGAAGGCGACTTTTGCGAAATCAATACCGACTCGATGGATGATGTTCAGCAAGGTCGTAGCTACGGTGACCCCCACATCAACACCTTTGACGGCTTCCATTACAGCTTTCAAACTCTAGGAGAATATATTCTCACTAAATCTGATGACGGCAGCTTCGAGGTGCAAACTCGCCAAGAGCGGGTTCCTGAGCGCGATAATCTTTCTCTGAATACGGCTGTGGCTATGAATGTCTGCGGCGATCGCCTCGCGATTTACGTCGATGGTGACGATGCAAAGGTTTGGCTGAATGGTTCCCCACTAGCAATGAACGGCTCGGCAGTTGCCCTCGACAACAACGGCGAAGTACAACGACAGGGCAGTGGTGACTACGGCATTATTTGGCCTAGTGGCGACCAAGTACGCGTTAAAAGTATCACGGTAGCGGGCAGTCGTTTTCTCAACATTATGCCCCTCATTCGCACAGAGCATCGCCGTGATGTGATTGGTTTACTCGGTAATTTCAATCGAGATCCTGACGACGATTTGATGAGTCGCGATGGCACTGTTATTCCAGCAAAATCTACTTACAGCGTGGCAACCAATATGTTGGATCGAGCGCTACCGTCAGTCATTCCTGTGCGTCAGTTAGAGAGCGCTTATTTCGAAAATCTCTACCGTCAATTTGGTGATAGCTGGCGTGTCCGCCAAGGTGAATCCCTATTCGATTACTTGCCGGGTCAGTCGATGGCCACATTTACGAATTTCGATTTCCCATCGTCATTTTTCACGCTCAATCAAGCTTCTCCAGTGCAAGTGCGTGATGCTCTCGATACTTGTCAGGCAGCAGGTGTGGAAGATGAATTGCTGGATGGTTGTGTATTTGATGTGGCAGCAACTGGACAAACTAGCTTTGCCCAAGCAGCTCTCAATGCGGTAACTGATACTCTCGCACGAGAACTACAAAACCGTTTGGTAGATGAAGTTCAGAAAGTAATTCCAAGCTTTCCTTTCTTCTAGATTTTTTCTCTTTGTGGCGATCGCCGTTTTTACTTTTTAAGGGGCGGCGATCGCCAACATTGACATCAAACCAAATCCAAACAAATCAGATATTTTTTCTAATAAAAAAATAAGGCGATCGCCGTTGACCGCCTCATATTCACCTATGGTGTGTAGAGATTGAGCAACTGAATACTGCCACGCACTCAGTCAACTCATTTGGACTATTGATTTGATTGTTGCTGACCGCGCTGAAAGCCTCCTTCGGGAATCCCAAGAGCTGCCTTAAGTTCTGCTTCAGTAATGCTGAGCTGATTTGCTGCCGCTTCAAAATCAGGACGGGGAGGACGCTCACCATTTTCGGGGCGAGTCTCAGGCAAACCAAGCGCGGTTTTGAGAGTTGCTTCAGTAATACCGAGCTGCGTTGCTGCCGCTTCAAAATCAGGACGTTGACGACGAGGAACACCGAGAGCTTGCTTCAGAGCTTCTTCTGTTACACCCAGTTCATTAGCCGCTGCTTCAAAATCAGGGCGGGGAGGACGCTCACCATTTTCGGGGCGAGTCTCAGGTACACCGAGTGCAGTTTTTAATGCATCTTCGGTAACGCCAAGTTCGCTGGCTGCTGCCGCAAAATCAGGACGCTTATGTTTTCTGCCACCCATTTTTTCTGTTTGTTCTTGTTTAACGTTGATATCGGCTTGGGCAGTAGCGCGATTGACGCTCACCAATCCGACAGAACCGATTACGAGAGGAGTTGCAATGAGGAGTAATGTACGACGGAAATTAATCATGTTTAAAGAACCTTGATGTCTACAATCCCTATTGAGCACCATAAAAATTACAGATTAATGTCTCTTTCAATTACAGATTTGTAATCTTGATTTGGAACAAAAAAATCTAAGATGAAAGCGTGAGATTCCAAGGGTTTTGATGCATATTCTTTATGTCGAAGATGAAATAAAAATTGCGGAATTTGTTCAGGCAGGTCTAAAAGAACAAGGTTTCATGGTGGACTATTGCGATGATGGCAATGATGGATATGATCGGGCGCTCCACCAAAAATATGACGTAATCGTTTTAGATATTATGGTGCCGGGAAAGGATGGGCTGGCGATTCTCAAAGGGATTCGGAATGCGGGAAATCAAACGCCTGTTATTTTGCTCACAGCGCGGAATGAACTAGACGATCGCCTGAGTGGTTTAAATCTCGGGGCGGACGACTATATTGCAAAACCATTTTTTGTGGAAGAGTTGGTTGCCCGTATCCATGCAGTCATTCGGCGGGTGTCGGGCGATCGCCAAAATATATTGATTGTCGAGCCGTTGAAATTAGACCGCTTGGCACGGGAAGTAATGTGCAATGACAAAGCGGTGGAGCTCACCTCGCGGGAATTTAATTTTTTAGAGTATTTAATGCGATCGCCGGGGCGAGTATTTACCAGAACACAAATTTTGGAACATGTTTGGGGGTATGACTTTAATCCCAACACCAATATTGTGGATGTCTGCGTCCAACGCATCAGAAAAAAACTCGACAAAGTTAATGGCAAAGGTTGCATTGAAAGTGTGCGGGGCGTCGGATATCGCTTCCGTAAGCCTGAGACTGCCGCTTAATTTCAGGGATAAAAGCCATTGAAACTCTCTTCTTTTCGTCTCCGCATTGCCCTGTTTGCTGCCCTTTTAGCAAGTGTTGCAGTGTCTGGTTTTGGTGGCATTTCCTACATTTTGCTCTACCAGTCTAAAACCCAAAATCTTGACCAAGATCTCCAAGCCAGATTAATCAGAGATGCCTCTAGGCCAAGATCGGATCAAGCTTGGCAAACTTTAGAAGAATCCCGTGAGTTGTTTTTTTCGGATGATTTGACGGCGAATAGTTTGGTTTTGGTTTATGGCACAGAGCAAACCCTGATTTACCAATCTGCCAATTGGGACAACGATTTAAATAGCTATCTCACTTTTCCCCCTCAGCCGGATCTCCCCAATAATTTTCCAATAAATCCACGTCGACCCAATCTCCCTGGGAATCGAGACACACCGCGTCGCCCCCCCAATCCTGAAATCATTCAAGAGCTAATCAAATTATCATCCTTAACCACCCAACACACTTCGACTGGCTCATGGCGTTTAGGAACCGTTTCCTCACCATTTGTTCAGATGGCGATCGCCATTAATTTAGACGTGATTGATCAGGAGATGGCGTTAATTCGCAATATCTTTGTGCTGCTCATTCCTGCCACGTTGGTGATTGTGATGGCAGGGGCATGGTGGTTATCAAGTAATGCTTTAAGCTCTGTGCAAAATATTACAAGTGTTCTCAAAAAAATTAC from [Leptolyngbya] sp. PCC 7376 includes:
- the accD gene encoding acetyl-CoA carboxylase, carboxyltransferase subunit beta; this translates as MSLFDWFAANRQNNETALNPQQEREIADGLWTKCKSCDVLTYTKDLINNQMVCKECGFHNRVGSRDRVRQLIDDGTWQELSKDIAPTDPLKFRDKKAYSDRLKDYQERTGLNDAVVTGTGLIDGLPIALSIMDFGFMGGSMGSVVGEKICRLVEHGTAEGLPVVILCASGGARMQEGMLSLMQMAKISGALERHRAKKLLYIPVLTHPTMGGVTASFAMLGDLILAEPQAAIGFAGRRVIEQTLREKLPDDFQTSEYLLQHGFVDAIVSRTELKKTLAQMISLHQPFSPILPELQLKQHVEQQQEKEKVYETVPSHSDFYK
- the pstB gene encoding phosphate ABC transporter ATP-binding protein PstB — translated: MPMTTLQPSSKLSRRPVSMRTERLSLRYGEKMAFQDISLEIPAQQITAIVGPSGSGKSSFLNCLNRLSDLTAGCQVTGKAYLAGQNIFDPKLDVIALRRRVGMLFQQPNPFPFSIYKNLAFPLREHGCKDRTEIDHRIESSLKAVGLWDEVKDCLKRSALRLSGGQQQRLCLARTLALKPEVILMDEPCSALDPISTQVIEDLIRELGDRHTIVIVTHNLAQARRIAHQTALFWTQENCGKLIEVAPTAQFFEQPKNPLTQAYVSGLQG
- the pstA gene encoding phosphate ABC transporter permease PstA, whose amino-acid sequence is MVSQRLGDRLFSFLIWLIPLGITSLFLWIIGDIFWHGLGQINWQFLTAAPIDSGRDGGIAPIILSTAYILIICMGVSLPLGVGTALLLAEFCDASSRFGRLVRRSLDILAGVPSIVFGLFGNALFVKVFGFGFSILAGGLTLACMVLPLLIRSTEEGLRAVPRTYRLSSASLGISHTKTLWHLVLPAAIPGLVVGFTLGLGRVIAETAALIFTSGYVDRMPTSLLDSGRSLSIHIYDLAMNISNGNANAYGTASILILLLLLINGSTSLLGNYWMRRHLKF
- the pstC gene encoding phosphate ABC transporter permease subunit PstC, whose protein sequence is MSKLPRAIKQNRHPSLNADKILLWVLQGTGLVSGILVLLILLFLLRESFPIFQKYGLTVLFSDERWQPTAGQFNILPMILGTLWTTVGAIAVALPLGILSAIFCQFYAPKCLANWYRRLLELLAGIPSVVYGFWGLVVLVPLITKLQPPGTSLLAGIVILALMILPTVALIADASLGKVPTSYLRGAKALGISRWGMVWGVAVPAAKSGLVTAGILAAGRALGETMAVLMVCGNVVKVPISIFDPVRTLTANIALEMAYALGDHRAALFVSGLCLMVVVMLLILAADWVVSEEGVNG
- a CDS encoding phosphate ABC transporter substrate-binding protein; this translates as MSWFGKAFLMAGLGLTLVACGQSDNAQQEKLVLTGSSTVAPLANELGKKFEAANPGIRVDVQTGGSSRGFSDAAEGLNDLGMVSRDLKPEEKTAFQDWAIAKDGLAMIVHADNPLDALEDDEVAAIFLDAENNWQNLGGNDGQITVVNKAEGRSTLELFLKHFELDNAEIQSDVVIGDNQQGIKTVAGNPNAIGYVSIGAAEQEIAAGTPIKLLAMNGITASTENIQNGTFPLARTLNLVSKDVPVSLAQDFIEFARSPEAYDVVKAQSLVPLDVQTAQSDQAKPPS
- a CDS encoding VWD domain-containing protein, with product MSLLSYLQQRWRFLRWALLFFLSACLILFSAAPSPGQTLVNEGDFCEINTDSMDDVQQGRSYGDPHINTFDGFHYSFQTLGEYILTKSDDGSFEVQTRQERVPERDNLSLNTAVAMNVCGDRLAIYVDGDDAKVWLNGSPLAMNGSAVALDNNGEVQRQGSGDYGIIWPSGDQVRVKSITVAGSRFLNIMPLIRTEHRRDVIGLLGNFNRDPDDDLMSRDGTVIPAKSTYSVATNMLDRALPSVIPVRQLESAYFENLYRQFGDSWRVRQGESLFDYLPGQSMATFTNFDFPSSFFTLNQASPVQVRDALDTCQAAGVEDELLDGCVFDVAATGQTSFAQAALNAVTDTLARELQNRLVDEVQKVIPSFPFF
- a CDS encoding response regulator transcription factor — its product is MHILYVEDEIKIAEFVQAGLKEQGFMVDYCDDGNDGYDRALHQKYDVIVLDIMVPGKDGLAILKGIRNAGNQTPVILLTARNELDDRLSGLNLGADDYIAKPFFVEELVARIHAVIRRVSGDRQNILIVEPLKLDRLAREVMCNDKAVELTSREFNFLEYLMRSPGRVFTRTQILEHVWGYDFNPNTNIVDVCVQRIRKKLDKVNGKGCIESVRGVGYRFRKPETAA